One Lujinxingia sediminis DNA window includes the following coding sequences:
- the dmpG gene encoding 4-hydroxy-2-oxovalerate aldolase codes for MTTSTSSKKILVNDCTLRDGMHALGHQYSVAQMVAIARKLDEARVDIVEVSHGDGLQGNSFNYGFSAHSEREYIEAVRAELKHARLAALLLPGIGTRADIDEAKAMGVDTIRVATHCTEADVARQHIEHGRRLGLDTVGFLMMAHMTPTAELVRQARLMESYGAHCVYVTDSAGALLMEESREKVGALRDALDCQVGFHNHNNLGLGVANTIVAIEAGADRVDGSVAGMGAGAGNCPLEVLIAVCERMGIETGLELYPLIDCADQVVRPLQRRPVQTDGNALMLGYAGVYSSFLLHTERAAERFGVDPRDILVELGRRGMVGGQEDMILDVAMALKSGPST; via the coding sequence ATGACGACTTCTACTTCGTCGAAAAAGATCCTTGTGAACGACTGCACCCTTCGCGATGGGATGCACGCGCTGGGCCACCAGTATTCGGTGGCGCAGATGGTGGCGATCGCCCGCAAGCTCGACGAGGCCAGGGTCGATATTGTGGAGGTCAGTCACGGCGACGGGTTGCAGGGGAACTCGTTCAACTACGGGTTTTCGGCCCATAGCGAGCGCGAGTACATCGAGGCGGTGCGCGCGGAGCTCAAGCACGCGAGGTTGGCGGCGCTCCTGTTGCCGGGGATTGGCACGCGCGCCGATATCGATGAGGCCAAAGCGATGGGGGTGGACACCATTCGCGTGGCGACGCATTGCACTGAGGCGGATGTGGCGCGCCAGCATATTGAGCACGGGCGCAGGCTGGGGCTCGACACGGTGGGGTTCTTGATGATGGCGCATATGACGCCGACCGCCGAGCTGGTCCGTCAGGCCCGGCTCATGGAGAGCTACGGGGCGCATTGTGTGTACGTGACGGATTCGGCCGGTGCGCTCCTGATGGAGGAGAGCCGCGAGAAGGTCGGGGCGCTGCGCGACGCGCTGGACTGCCAGGTGGGCTTTCATAACCACAACAACCTGGGGCTGGGCGTGGCCAATACGATCGTGGCGATCGAGGCCGGGGCTGACCGCGTCGATGGCTCGGTGGCGGGCATGGGCGCCGGCGCCGGCAACTGCCCGCTGGAGGTCTTGATCGCGGTGTGCGAGCGCATGGGCATCGAGACGGGGCTTGAGCTCTATCCGCTGATCGACTGCGCCGACCAGGTCGTGCGGCCCTTGCAGCGTCGACCGGTGCAGACCGATGGTAACGCCCTGATGCTGGGGTATGCCGGGGTGTACTCCTCGTTTTTGCTCCATACCGAGCGAGCCGCCGAGCGCTTTGGCGTGGACCCGCGCGATATTCTGGTGGAGCTGGGCCGGCGAGGCATGGTCGGCGGTCAGGAAGATATGATTCTGGACGTGGCCATGGCATTGAAATCTGGCCCTTCGACGTAG
- a CDS encoding 2-keto-4-pentenoate hydratase codes for MALSEETIEALAAKVDEAARTTTPLTMLTAELPELTLEEAYTIQRASMARRFERGETPVGMKMGLTSRAKMEQMGVHEPIYGHLTSSMTLSDGAMIAHGDYCHPRVEPEIAFVMGEDISGTPTPQEALRAVSGVCGALEIIDSRYKDFKFTLIDVVADNASSTGYVLGTKLAHPATLELGNLGMVMSVNGQVVETGSSAAILEHPARSLAALIKMLNARGEGLKKGQVVLAGGATKAVALKPGDQVTLEVEGLGRVELGVAG; via the coding sequence ATGGCGCTTAGTGAAGAGACGATTGAAGCGTTGGCCGCAAAGGTCGATGAGGCCGCCCGCACGACCACCCCGCTTACGATGCTCACCGCGGAGCTCCCGGAGCTGACGCTGGAGGAGGCGTATACGATCCAGCGCGCCTCGATGGCCCGGCGCTTTGAGCGGGGGGAGACGCCGGTGGGCATGAAGATGGGGCTGACCAGCCGGGCGAAGATGGAGCAGATGGGGGTGCACGAGCCGATTTACGGGCATCTGACGAGCTCCATGACGCTTTCCGACGGGGCGATGATTGCGCATGGCGACTACTGCCATCCGCGGGTCGAGCCGGAGATCGCGTTTGTGATGGGCGAAGATATCAGCGGGACGCCGACGCCTCAGGAGGCGCTGCGGGCGGTGAGCGGGGTGTGTGGCGCGCTGGAGATCATCGATAGCCGCTACAAAGACTTTAAGTTCACGCTGATCGATGTCGTGGCCGATAACGCCTCGTCGACGGGTTATGTGCTGGGGACGAAGCTCGCCCATCCGGCGACCCTGGAGCTGGGGAACCTGGGGATGGTGATGAGCGTCAACGGTCAGGTGGTGGAGACGGGCTCCTCGGCGGCGATTCTGGAGCATCCGGCGCGCTCGCTTGCCGCGCTGATTAAGATGCTCAACGCGCGTGGTGAGGGGCTGAAGAAGGGGCAGGTGGTGCTTGCGGGAGGGGCGACCAAAGCGGTGGCGCTCAAGCCCGGCGACCAGGTGACCCTGGAGGTGGAGGGGCTGGGGCGAGTGGAACTGGGTGTGGCGGGGTAA